GTGCCGGCACGCAGGTTGCTCCACGAACGCGAACAGATCCGCGATTCGCTGCTCCTGTATTCGGGCCAGGTCGTCGATCAGCTCCGAGATCCGCTCGCGCGCATCCTGGTCGTGCTCTCGCAGCTCGACGCAGGGGTCCCTGCCCGATGCTCGCACCCGTAGCCAGCCGCCCGCCTGCCATTCGAGGAGCTTGCCCTCCAGAGCCGCGCACGGGATGCCGGTCGCTTCGGCCAGCTCCGCGGTCTCCCAGGGCGCCCCTTGGCCGGGCTGGAGATGCGCGGCCGCGACGAATGCGTGAAGCTCGGCGGGCGCGGACGCAAGCCCCCGTCGTGTCCTGAAGATGGACAAGACGCGCGGCAGATCCATCCGTCGATCGAGAACTTCGGCGCGCTCCAGCAGGCTGAGCGCGACGCGCACCTGCGTTTCGTCTACGTCGATATCCAGCTCGTCACCCACATCCCGACGAAGGTCATCAACGGGTACAGCCACAATGCCGACCTCCGCGCGAGACCGAAACGCGCGCTCGACGGCGAGCGCCAGCTCAGTCGTGGGTCGCTCCTGGTAGGCCCAGCGACTGAGGTTGCCGCGGTCGCCAGGCGCCAAGACTGCGACGCAGGACGCCGGCGCACCATCCCGGCCGGCTCGACCGGACTCGTGAACGTAGCCTTCCAGGGACGACGGGAGATCGGCGTGGAGCACGAAGCGAACGTCCGCCTTGTCGACACCCATCCCAAAGGCGGCGGTGGTAACGATAATGCGCGTCTTCCCCGCCATGAATCGATCCTGCCGCTCCGCTCGGTCCGGCGAGGCAAGACCCGCGTGGTAGAAGTCGGCTTCGGCGCCGTCCTGTCGAAGCAGGCGGGCGAGATCTTCCGCGCGCGCTCGCGCGTTCAC
Above is a genomic segment from Chloroflexota bacterium containing:
- a CDS encoding RecQ family ATP-dependent DNA helicase; amino-acid sequence: MTPDMHAARDTARAVFGFEALRPGQEAVIERVLRGEDTLALMPTGSGKSLCYQLPALMLDRCVVVISPLIALMKDQLDGMPDALAGISTAINSTLSRDEIRARLAAIADRKNRLVYAAPERLRHLPFVDALRRAGVALFVVDEAHCICLSGYDFRPDYLFIRDALRMLGESPLLALTATASPAMADEIAEVLGRKLHRVSTGALRPNLRLEIQRVPDNAARVERIRELCRRLDGPGIVYVNARARAEDLARLLRQDGAEADFYHAGLASPDRAERQDRFMAGKTRIIVTTAAFGMGVDKADVRFVLHADLPSSLEGYVHESGRAGRDGAPASCVAVLAPGDRGNLSRWAYQERPTTELALAVERAFRSRAEVGIVAVPVDDLRRDVGDELDIDVDETQVRVALSLLERAEVLDRRMDLPRVLSIFRTRRGLASAPAELHAFVAAAHLQPGQGAPWETAELAEATGIPCAALEGKLLEWQAGGWLRVRASGRDPCVELREHDQDARERISELIDDLARIQEQRIADLFAFVEQPACRHAALARYLRVPEPAACEACDRCAPARRGVRAVIGDWWGRLSGRRSRSHRPDWGS